In Comamonas koreensis, the genomic stretch CTGATCACCTCGGCCGATGGCGTGCACTACCGCCTGCCCGATACCAACCGCCTCGACAAGGCGTCGCGCAAGCTGCTGGAGCGCTTTTTGTAAGCAGCCTCTACCGCAAGCTGCAGTGCGGGGCCTGGAATTGCGGGCCCTTGCCTTTTTGCGGGCCTTGTCCCTTTCGGTGCTGCTTTGCCTGGCATTTACAGGCATAATGCAATTCATTTGCAATAGTGGCCGTCGTCTGCGCGGCCACTGGTTTGATTGTCTGCCCGGCCTGTGTCTTCCCTGCGCGCTCTCCACCCCCTGTCTGTCTCGGCGCATGCGCCGAGGCCGCTGCGTGGCTGGGCGATGGCGCTGCTGTGCTGGCTGTGTTTTGCGCAGCTGTGCCTGCCGCTCTTGGGCAAGGTCCATGACATCAGCCACCTCCATGCCCGCGCGCTGCAGACGGCTGCGGCCACGGCATCGGCTGGCGAGCGTGACGGCAGCGATACCGTGGTCAGCCCCGGCCATGGTGCGCATGACCTGTTTGGCAAGCATTCCGAGGCCGACTGCCAGGGCTTCTCGCACATGGCGCTGGGAGCTGGCCTGCTCTGCGATGCGCTGCAGGCTCCGTTGCTCGCGGCGGCGCAGGAAGCGGCACCCACCGTGCTGGCCATCTTGCTGCGCCAAAGCCCGGCGCTGTTCTTTGCGCGCGGCCCTCCCTCTCTCTCCCCCTCTTCGTTCCAGTGACACGGCCCCTTAGCCCTTGACCTTTGATGGTGCAGGGCAGCGCAGGCCGGTCTGTCTTGTTTTTTCGCGCAGCTGCCCGGCGCCACTGCGCCGGGCCGGTTCAGCCAGCAGTGCTGGGCTGCGCGCGCACATGCGCTGGATGCATGTGCTTTTCGAGGGGTAGACCATGGGTTTCCATGCACAACAGGCGCAGCCGCTGGTGGCGCGCACAGCAATTTTGAAGCCACAGGCGCGGGATCTGCGCCCGGTCGCAGCCGCCGTGATCGGCCTGCTGCTGGGCAGCGCCGCGCTGGCGCAAAACGCCGAGGGCAGCACGCCGGCAACGGCCACAAACACCACCACCTTGCCCGAGGTGACGGTATCGGCCAGCGGCACCAACCGGACGGTCGACGACATGACCACGCCGGTGACGGTGCTGCAAGGCGATGAGCTGGTGCAAAAACGCGGTGCCAGCCTGGGCGAGACCCTGGCCAATGAGCCCGGCATCCAGGCCACGCACTTTGGTGCCGGTGCCAGCCGCCCGGTGATTCGCGGCATGGATGGTGCGCGGGTCAAGGTGCTGAACGATGGCGCGGTGATCCAGGATGCCTCGACGATCAGCCCCGACCATGCCGTGGTGAGTGAGCCCATGCTGGCCACGCAGATTGAGGTGCTGCGCGGCCCCTCGGCACTGATCTATGGCGCCGGTGCGATTGGCGGCGTGGTCAATGTGCTGGACAACAAGATCCCCACCAAGGTGCCCGAGAAGGGCTATGAAGGCCAGGTCGAAGTACGTGCCGGCACGGGCGCCAACGACGCGGCGACGGCTTTGTCGCTGACGGCTGGTTCGGGCCCCTTTGCCCTGCATGTGGAGGGCATGGCCCGCAATGCCGATGACTACCGCGTGGGCAGCGGCTGGGGCCTGGGCAACAAGGTGGATGGCAGCCGCGCGCGCAATGCCGGCGGCAGCATCGGGCTGTCCTGGATAGGCGACAGCGGCTATGTGGGCCTGGCCTACACCCGCACCCAGGCACGCTACGGCCTGCCCGGCCACAACCACAGCTTTGAAGGCTGCCACACCCACGGCCTGCACCTGCACTGCGGCGGCCATGATGGCCATGACCATGGGGATGACGACCATGACCACGACCATGACCATGAGGAAGAAGGCGTGCCGGTGGTGGACATGCACAGCGAGCGCTATGACCTGCGCTCCGAGTGGCGCCAGCCGTTTGCCGGCGTGTCGGCCATCCGTGTGCGCGGCGGCGTGACGCGCTACCACCACGACGAGATCGAGGGTGGCGAGATCTCCACCAGCTTCAAGAACCGCGCGCATGACATGCGTGTCGATGTGCTGCATGAACCGATTGCCGGCTGGACCGGTCTGGTCGGCTTTGAGGCCGCGCAGCGCCGCTTCAGCGCCACCGGTGAGGAAGCCTATGTGCAGCCGACCCGCACGCAAAGCCAGGGCGTCTACCTGCTCGAAGAGCGCCGCTTTGGTGACTTTGGTGTCGAGGCCGCACTGCGCCACGACTGGCAAAGCGTCTACGCCAACGACGACGGCCTGGTGCGCAAGCACAAGGGCAATTCGGTGTCGCTGGGCGGCAGCTGGCGCTTTATGCCGGGTTACCGCCTGAGCGCCCATGTCACCTCGGCCAGCCGCCTGCCCACGGCCGAAGAGCTGTATGCACGCGGCCTGCACATGGCCACCTCGACCTATGAGCTGGGCAACCCCGACCTGCGCAAGGAGCGCTCGGGCAATATCGACATCGGCATTGCGCGCACTGCGGGCGACACGACCTACTCGGTCAATGTCTACCGCAACCGCGTGAACAATTACATCTATGGCCGCACCGTCGATGAGCATGAAGGCCTGCAGCTGCTGCAGTATGCGCAGCAGACCGCCACCTTCACCGGTCTGGAGGGCCAGATCCAGCACCGCATCAATGCGAACTGGACGGTGGGCGCCACCGGTGACCTGGTGCATGCCAAGCTCGAAGACGGCAGCAAGATCCCGCGCCTGGCTCCCGCCCGCGTAGGCTTGCGCGTGGCCGGCAAATGGGCCAACTGGAGGAGCGAAGCGCAGTGGCAGCTGGTCAAGCGCCAGAACAAGGTGGCCGATTACGAGACCGAGACCCCAGGCTACGGCATGCTGAACTGGCGCGTGAGCTACCACCAGACCTCCAGCGATGGCACGCCATGGCAGATTTACCTGAAGCTGGACAACCTGACCAACAAGCTGGCGTACGTCCACACCTCGTTCATCAAGAACGCGGCGCCGCTGCAGGGCCGTGCAATTTCTCTGGGCTTTATCAAGCAGTTCTAAGCCTCTGAAAACCCAGGCCTGAACGCCAAAGCCGCTGTCTCGATCAGGAGCCAGCGGCTTTTTTGCGTCTGCGGTGGCTAGAGCGGATCAGAGGTTGGAGATGCCGCTGCTGACATGGCCGGCCGGCACATGGGCCGCCGCGCTGGTGGCATGGCCCGTCTGGTCGTCAAAGAAGAAATCGGGCTCGAACTCGCGCAGAAATTCGCCCTTGGCCAGGCCGCCCAAGAACATGGTTTCATCAACGCCGATGTTCCAGTCCATCAGGGTGCGGATGGCGCGCTCATGCGCGGGGGCGCTGCGGGCGGTGACCAGCGCGGTGCGGATGCGCATCTGGCTTTGCGTATCTTGCTGCAGCCGGTGGAGCGCCGCCAGCAGCGGCTTGAAGGGGCCATCGGGCAGCGGACGGGTGGCATGCTCGATCTCATGGCGCTGGAACGCATCCAGCCCCTGGGCCTGGAAGACACGCTCGGCCTCGTCCGAGAACAGCACGGCATCGCCGTCAAAGGCAATGCGCACTTCATCGGGGTTGCCGTCCTGCGCCTGGGCCGATTCGGTCAGCACACGTGCGGCCGGAAAGCCCAGCTGCAGCGCCTGCTGCACATCGGTGGCATTGGCCGAGAGGAACAAATGCGCGCCCAGCGGCTTGAGGTAGCGAAAAGGATCGCGCCCCTGGGTGAACACGCCCCGCTGGATGGAATGGAGCCCATGGGCCTTGCAGCTGCGAAACACCCGCATGCCGCTGACCGGGTCATTGCGCGAGAGCAGCACCACCTCGACCTTCTGTGCCGTGCCGCTGTTGAAAGCCAGCAGCTTGCGCACCAGCGAGAACGCCACCCCGGGTGGCGCGGGGGTCTCCAGCCGCTGCAGCTGCAGCCGGGCATAGGCCTGGTCCTTGTCCTGCTCGAAAACCCGGTTTTCTTCTTCAAAGTTGAACAGCGCCCGCGACGAGATCGCGACCACCAGCTTGTTTTCGAGAGTGGCAGCCATGGCCGTCCTTGTTGCTGAACTGAGGGCCAATATAGCGCAGTCTTCCCAATCAACAGAGGTACTTTCTCCAGGGGCTAATACGGCCCAGCCAACCCAAGGTTGGCGGTTGAAGCTAGGCGCTCCCAACGACGCGTGAAGCCGCAGGCAGTACTGAAAGTACGACAAGGCTTGGCGCGGCCGGCCAGGCAACGACGTATCAAGGGCTGTATTAGTCCCTCTCAATACCAGGCCTGGGAGAACTGCGAGATCACCCGCCCCAGATGCTGCTGCATCGCCTGGCGCGCCTGCGCGGGCTGGCGCTCGGCAATCGCGGCAAAGATGGCCTGGTGGTCCTTGAGGCTGGCCTCGCGCAGCTGCTCGGAGTGGAAATGCTGCTCGATCTTGTCCCAGCGCGGGTCCTGGCGGGCGTTGTCCCACATGGCCTCCACCATGTGCTGCAGCACGCGGTTGCCGGTGGCCTCGGCAATGGCAAGGTGAAAACGCCGGTCGGCCGCGTCGTAGGCGTCCTTGTCGGCCAGCTGCAGGCGCATGGTGGCAAGGGCGTCGAGCATGCGGTCCAGGTCGGCATCGCGGCGCTCGCTGGCAGCGGCTGCGGCAATCTCGGCCTCGACCAGCACGCGGGCGCGCAGGGTTTCCAGCGGGCCGGGGCCCGTGGGCACATCAAAGGCGGGCAGGCGGCTGGGGCCGCTGGCACCCGTGGGCTGCAGGTAGATGCCCGAGCCCAGGCGCACCTCGACGAGGCCTTGCACCTCCAGCGCAATGATGGCCTCGCGCACGGCAGTGCGGCTGACGCCAAACATATCGGCCAGGGTGCGCTCCGAGGGCAGGCGCTGGTCGGCCGCCGCGCTGTCTGTGGCAGTTTCTTCCAGGATTTTTCTGGCGAGGTCCTGGTAGGACCTGACACCGGTGGTGCGGCTGTCGTCGTCAACCGGAGGGACCAGCTTGTTGGGCATCTTGCGCGTATTCCGTTCATCGGCCGATCCGCCAAAACCGGAAGGCCAGCAGCAGTGTAAGCCGCCGTCTGGCCCAAATGCGGCAAATACCGGACATAGTGGTAAACCATCAATCTAAATGGTCTAGCCAGTTTGTAGAATTGGTCTAACCAAATTTTTGATTGCAGCAAAAGGTTTTCCATGAAGATGTCGTTTCGTTGGTTTGGCAGCGCAGACCCCGTGTCCCTGGCCTATATCCGCCAGATCCCTGGGGTCACACATATCGTCTCTGCGATCTATGACGAGCCGGTCGGTGCCGTCTGGCCGCTGGCCAAGATTGAGGCGCTCAAGCAGCAGATTGAAGACGCTGGCCTGGCTTTTGAGCTGGTCGAATCGGTGCCGGTGCACGAGGACATCAAGCTTGGCCGCGACAGCCGCGACCAGCTGATCGCCAATTACCAGCAAACCCTGCGCCATCTGGCCGCCGCCGGTGTGCAGGTGGTTTGCTACAACTTCATGCCGGTGTTTGACTGGACGCGCACCGAGCTGGCCAAGCAGCTGCCCGATGGCTCCACCTGCCTGGCCTTTGACAGCCGCCAGGCCGACAGCATCGATGCGGAAAAAGGCATCTCGCTACCCGGCTGGGACAGCAGCTACCGCAGCGATGAGCTGCAAGGCCTGCTGCAGGCCTACCGCCAGGTCGATGCCGAGCAGCTCTGGCAGAACCTGGCTTATTTTCTGCAGGCCGTCATCCCGGTGGCCGAGGAATGCGGCATCAAGATGGCCATCCACCCCGATGACCCACCGCGCCCGATCTTTGGCCTGCCGCGCATCGTCAAGAACCGCGATGACCTCGCCCGCATCGTCGACCTGATCGACAGCCCCGCCAATGGCCTGACCTTGTGCTCGGGCTCGCTGGGCGCCGGCCCGCAGAACAATGTCGAGGCGCTGGTGCGCGAGTTTGGCGGGCGCGGCCGCATCCACTTTGCGCATATCCGCAATGTCAAGGTATCGCCCGAGGGCGACTTTGAAGAAACCGCGCACCTCTCGACCTGTGGCTCGCTCGATATCGCGGCCATCGTCAAGGCCTACCACGATGTGGGCTTTGCAGGCTATGTGCGCCCGGACCACGGCCGCATGATCTGGGGCGAAACCGGCAAGCCCGGCTATGGCCTCTACGACCGGGCGCTGGGCGCCGTCTATATCAATGGCCTGTGGGAGGCGGTGGACAAGTTCTCGCCCGAGCAGCAAGACAGCGCAGTGCCTGCTGCCCTCTGATTTCACACCAAGGAGACATAACAATGACGACCGTTCAACTATCGCACGCCATGCTGCGTCGCAAACTGACCCTGGGTCTGGCGCTGGGCGCCAGCTTGATCGGCGCGGGCGCCCCGGCGCTGGCGCAGACCGCCTACCCGACCAAGCCGGTCACCCTGATGGTGGGCTTTCCGCCAGGGGGGCAGACCGATTTTGCCGCCCGCGTGCTCAGCAACAGCCTGGCGGCCAATCTGGGCCAGGGCGTGGTCATCGAGAACAAGGCCGGCGTCAACGGCAACCTGGGCTCGGCCGACATCATGCGCTCAGCCCCCGATGGCTACCGCATGCTGGTGGGCAATGGCTCGATGACGGTGACCCCGCACGTCTTCCCGACCTTGGGCATTGTGGACCCGACCAAGTTTGTGCCCGTGGGCATCTTGCTGCAGTCGCCACTGGTGCTGGTGGTGCCCACCTCGTCGCCTGTCAAAGACTTTGCGCAGTTTGCGGCCCTGGTCAAGGAGCGCGCCAAGGCTGGCAAGGGCGTGGACTATGGCACGCCCGGTGCCGGCTCGCTCGTGCATGTGACCACCGAGCTGATGCGCGAGCGCCTGGGCAGCCCGGCGATGAACCATGTGCCCTACAAGGGCAGTGGCCCTGCCGTGATCGACCTGATGGCCGGCCGCATCGAGGCCATGTTTGATGCGACCTCGGTGTTTGATCCCTATATCAAGTCCGGCAAGGTGCGCCCCATCCTGGTCACCAGCAGCAGCCGCGTGGCGTCGCTCCCCGATGTGCCGACCCCCGCCGAAGTGGGCCTGAAGGATTTCGAGATCATCTCCTTCATCGGCATGTACGGCCCGCCCGGCACCCGCCCTGAGGTGGTGCAAAAGCTCAATGCCGCCATCAACACGGTGCTGAAGGAACCTGCGGTGATCCGCAGCTTTCAGGAGCGCGGTGACCAGCCTGGCGGCGGCACGCCCGAGCAGCTCGACGCGATGACGCGCGCGCAGTACAAGCTCTGGGGCGATGTGGTCAAGGCCAACAAGATCCACGCCGAGTAAGAGTCGCTAACACAACCCTTGATACGTCGTTGCCCTGCCTTGTCGTACTACTGTACTGCCTGCGGCAGGACGCCTAGTCTCAACCGCAAACCTGCGGTTTGCTGGGTCGTGTTAGCGACTCTAAAGTGGGCCCCGCTGGCCTTGGCAGAGCCAAGCGGGGTCAGACTGGTTGTTTAACGCACAAACTGGTTGAGCTGGATGATGGGCATCAGCACCGCCATCACGATGATGCCGACAATGATGCCCATGCCGACGATCAGCAGCGGCTCCAGGATGGTGGCCAGGCGCATCGCACGGCGCTTGACATCGCCAGCCAGCTGGTTGGCCACGCGCTGCAGCATCTGCGGCAACTCGCCGGTCTGCTCGCCCAGGCGGGCAAACATCGACAACAGCGCGGGGAAGCGCTTTTTCTGCGCCAGGGCCGAGGCGAGCGGCGCGCCCTCGCGCACCTGGTCCAGCGCATCGATGGCATCCTGGCGCATCGCCTGGTTGGAGACGGTCTGCGCAGCGGCCTGCAGCGCCTTCAGGATGGGCACACCGGCATTGCTGAGCATGGCCAGGGTCGAGGCAAAGCGGGCGGCGTTGTAGTTGCGCGAGAGCTTGCCGACGACCGGCAGCTGCAGCCAGCCGGCATCAAAGCGCTGGCGAAAGGCGGGCTGGCGCAGCGACAGGCGCAGCAGCACGGTGCCAACAACCGCCAGGCCCGCGCCCAACCACCACCAATGGCGGATCAGATCGCTAAAGCCCAGCATGATGCGGGTGAGCAGCGGCAGCGCATGCTTGGTGCCCGAGAACACCTCGGCCACCTGGGGCACCACATAGCTCATCAGCACCATCACCACGACAAAGGCAAAGCAGGTGACGATGGCCGGGTAGAGCGAGGCACCGATGAGGCTGTTCTTGAGCTGGTCGCGCTCTTCCAAATCATCGGCCAGCCGCGACAGCACCTGGTCGAGGTGGCCGCTGTGCTCGCCCGCATCGATCACGGCGCGGTATATCTGCGAAAAATCACGGGGGTAGAGGGCCAGCGACTTGGCAAAGGTGGAGCCGCCATTGACTTCGGCGCGCAGGCTGGCCACCAGCTGGCGCTGGGGCTCGCTGTCGATCTCTTCCATCAGCGCGGTCAGCGCGCGCTCGAGCGGCAGGCCCGAGCTGATGAGGCCGGCGAGTTGGCGCGTCCAGACCGCCAGGCCCGTGGCATTGAAGACCGCACGCCGGCTGCGCACCATGCTGGCACCGCTGTCGTCGACATCGCCCAGCGGCTCGACCGCCAAGGGCACCATGGCCTGGGCACGCAGCAGGCTGCGCGCGGCCTTGGCGCTGTCGGCTTCGATCATGCCCTTGCGGGTCTGGCCCTGGGCGTCTAGAACTTCGTACGAAAAAGCGGGCATGGGGCAGGTGGATAAAACAAGGTGGCTCCATGGCCACCCCGGGCTATTGTGCCTGATCCCCATGGCATGCAGATGGCAGTGGCCCGATCAGGCAGCGGCTGCGGCGGGCATCTCTGCGGGGCCATCGAGCGCATCGGCGCGCTGGGCAGCGGGGCGCTGCAGCAGCGGCAGCGCGTAGTCCTGGAACTCGGGCAGGCTGGGCAGGGTGCCTTCGTGCATGCTCCAGCCGATATAGCTGGCCAGGTACAGGTCGGCGGCGGTGAAGTGGTCGCCACAGGCATAGCGCTTGCCGGACACCGCCAGCTGCAGGCTGCGCAGCACATCGTCAAAACGGCCATAGCCGGCCGACAGTGCCTGGCGCTCGGTCTGGTTCTGCAGCCAGCCTTCGGCCTTGGCGGTGGACACCGCCTCGACCGGGCCCGCCACCAAGAACAGCCAGCGGTAGTAGCTGCCGCGCTCGGCGCTGCCCAGCGCCGGTGCCAGCTTTTTCTCGGGGTAAAGGTCGGCCAGGTAGGCCAGGATCGCGCCGGTCTCGCTCACCACCGTGTTGCCATGCTGCAGTGCCGGTACCTTGCCCATGGGGTTGAGCGCCAGGTAGTCGGGCGACTTCATCGTGCCGCCAAACTCCAGCCGCACCGGCTCGTAGACGGCATCGCACTCTTCGAGCATCCAGCGCACCATGCGGGCGCGGGACTGGGGGTGGTAGAAAAAGCGCAGCGGGGCGTTGTGGGGGGTCATGTCTTGGTCCTTCGGGTGGCTGGCAAAATCGCCATGCCCGTAGGTTAGGCAGGGAGGCTGACAGAAACTGTCAGCAGCTGGCATCAAGCCGCAGATGAGCGCTTACGACCAGCCGTCCAGCGTATAGCCGGTCTCTGCCAACCACTGCTGGATGAGGCTATGGCGGCTTTGCGGATAGCGCTCCTGCAGCTCCTGCATCGCATGCACCCGGTCGGCGCGAAAGTGGCGAAAGCCCTGGCGCAGCTCGCACCAGGCGGAGACCACCCGGCTGCGGTCGAAATAGGCCATCGCAAAGGGCCAGACCAGGCGCTCTGTCAGGCGGCCGTGCTGGTCCTCATAGTGCAGCACTACCTTATGCTCGGCACGGATCGCGCGGCGCAGTCCAGTCTGCCAGGTCTCGGGCGGGGGGCTGGGCTGCATGTTGGGAACCATCAGGCCGCTGGTATCGACGGCGATGCGCAGCTCCAGCGGCAAGGCGCTGCGGATGCGATCCATCGCGGCGCTCGCCGCACTGGCCAGCTGCGGGTCGGCCTGCAGGCTGGCCCAGCGCGCGCCCAGCAGCAGGGCTTCGAGCTCATCGGCATTGAACATCAAAGGCGGCAGCAAAAAGCCAGGCCGCATCTCAAAGCCAATTCCCGGATCGCCCTCGATCGCCGCACCTTGCTCACGCAGGCTGGCGATATCGCGGTAGACGGTGCGCAGGCTCACCTCCAGGGTCTGGGCCAGCGCCGGGCCGGTTTGCGGTTGGCGGGCGCGGCGCAACAGATCGAGCAGGCGGAGCAGGCGGGCAGGGCGGGACATCGCGCAAGCATAGCCGGTCTGCCAGGCCTGCCATAGACTCAGGCAGGTGCCTTTTGCCCGATCTCGAAATTGGCCTGGATCTCCAGCGCGCGCACCAGGCCGGAATGGTCCCAGCCCGCACCGCCATGGGCCACGCAGCTGTTGAACAGCTGCAGCGCCTGGGCGGTGTTGGGGAGGGACACGCCCAGCTGGCGCGCGCTGGCCAGCGCCAGGTTCAGGTCCTTTTGGTGCAGCGCAATGCGAAAACCGGGATCAAACGTGCGATGGATCATGCGCTCGGCATGCACTTCGAGAATCTTGGATGACGCAAAGCCGCCCAATAGCGCCTGGCGCACCCGCGCTGGGTCGGCACCGGCGCGCGATGCAAACAGCAGTGCCTCGGCCACCGCCTCAATGTTCAAGGCGACGATGATCTGGTTGGCCACCTTGGCGGTCTGGCCGTCGCCATTGCCGCCTACCAGGGTGATGTTCTTGCCCAGCGTCTCGAACAGCGGTTTCACCCGTTCAAACGCCGCCTCCGGACCGCCCACCATGATGGACAGGGTCGCATTCTTGGCACCCACTTCGCCGCCCGATACCGGCGCATCCAGGTACTGCGCGCCCAGCGCGCTGATGCGTTTGGCAAAGTCCTTGGTAGCGACCGGCGAGATGGACGACATATCGACCACGATCTTGCCGCTGCTGCCCTTGAGGCCGGCGGCCAGGCCATCGGGCGCAAACAGCACTTGCTCGACGTCGGGGGTATCGGGCACCATCACAAAGACGATATCGGCCCGCTCGGCTACGCCGCGCACCGATGTGCATTGGGTGGCGCTGCTCTCTGCGATGGGGGCCGGCACCTTGCCGCGCGTGTTGATGAACAGTTGGTGGCCGGCGGCAATCAGGTGGCTGCACATGGGCGCGCCCATGATGCCCAGGCCGATGAATCCCAGTTTGAGGGGCGTTGCATGCATGCAGAAATCTCCTTGGTTTTTATGGAAAGAGGTGTGGGTTTCGGGTCTCGATCAAGCGGTAGCCGTTGCGCGCCTTTGGCCCGCCACGGTCTGCAGCCAGTGCAGGCCCGCCTCGGTGCCCTGCGCGGGCTTGTACTCGCAGCCCAGCCAGCCGCTGTAGCCAATGCGGTCCAGGTGCGCGAACAGGAAGGGGTAATGGATCTCGCCCGTGCCCGGCTCGTGGCGGCCCGGGTTGTCGGCCAGCTGTACATGGCCGATGCGCGCCAGGTGCTTGTGCAAGGTGGCGGCCAGCTCGCCTTCCGTGCGCTGGGCATGGTAGATGTCGTACTGCACAAAGGCATTGGCGGCGCCCACTTCATCCAGAATGGCCAGCGCCTGGTCGGTGCGGCTCAGGTAAAAGCCGGGAATATCAAAGGTATTGATGGGCTCGACCAGCAGGCGCAGCTTGGCCAACTTCAGCGCCGCTGCGGCAAAGCGCAGGTTGTCCACCAGGGTGCGGCGCAGGGTGGCGGCATCCACATCGGCGGGCGCTTTGCCTGCCAGGCAGTTGAGCTGGGGCACGCCCAGCGCATGGGCGTAGGTGACGGCCTGGGCGACGCCGGCGCGGAACTCGTCCACCCGCCGGGGATCGCAGGCAATGCCGCGCTCGCCCGATTCCCAGTCGCCCGCAGGCAGGTTGTGCAACACAATCTGCAGGCCAGTGGCATCGAGCCGCTGCTGGATCTCTTCAACGGTATGGGCATAGGGAAACAGAAACTCCACGGCCTCAAAACCGGCCTGGGCGGCGCGCTCAAAGCGGTCGAGAAACGGCACTTCGGTAAACAGCATGCTGAGGTTGGCAGCAAAACGGGGCATGGCAAAACTCCGGTTAAAAAACGAGGGATTCATCAATCCAGCAGCGCAAGGGCGCTGGGCGCATCGGCCTTGCCGCTGGCCAGGTCTTCGAACTCGATGACGTTGTCGATCTCGGTGCCCATCGCGATATTGGTCACGCGCTCCAAGATGCATTCGATGACGACCGGCGTGCGGTGCTCGGCCATCCAGGCCTCGGCCTGCTGCATCGCCGGGGCAAAGTCTTCGGGGCGGTGTACGCGGATGGCCTTGCAGCCCAGGCCTTCGACGACCTTGACATGGTCCACGCCATAGCCGCGTGCGGCCTCGTCGGGCTCCATGTTGATGTTGTCAAAGGCCAGCTGCACGCAGTAGTCGATGCTGAAGGCGCGCTGCGCCTGGCGGATCAGGCCCAGGTAGCTGTTGTTGACCAGCACATGGATATAGGGCAGCTTGAACTGCGCGCCCACGGCCAGCTCCTCGATCATGAACTGGAAGTCGTAGTCGCCCGACAGCGCGACGATCTTGCGCTGCGGATCGGCCACGCGCACGCCCAGCGCGGCCGGTGTCGTCCAGCCCAGGGGGCCGGCCTGGCCGCAGTTGATCCAGTTGCGCGGCTTGTAGACATGCAGAAACTGCGCCCCGGCGATCTGCGACAGGCCGATGGTGGAGACATAGGTGGTGTCGCGGTCCAAGCTCTGGTTCATGCACTGGTAGACACGCTGGGGCTTCATCGGCACGTTGTCGAAGTGGGTCTTGCGCAGGTAGTCGATGCTGTTCTTGCGGCCCTGGCAGTCTGCGACCCAGGCGCTGCGGTCGCGCAGCTTGCCCGCGGCCTTCCAGTCCTTGGCCACGGCGACGAACTGCTCCAGCGCTGCCTTGGCATCCGAGACGATGCCGAAATCGGGCGCAAACACGCGGCCAATCTGCGTGGGCTCGATATCGACATGGATGAATTGGCGGCCCCGGGTGTAGACATCGACCGAGCCGGTATGGCGGTTGGCCCAGCGGTTACCGATGCCCAGCACAAAATCCGAGGCCAGCATGCTGGCGTTGCCATAGCGGTGGCTGGTCTGCAGGCCACACATGCCGGCCATCAAGGGGTGGTCGTCGGGGATGCTGCCCCAGCCCATCAAGGTGGGGATCACCGGCAGATTGAGGGTCTCGGCCAGCTCGACCAACAAGTCCGCCGCATCGGCATTGATGACGCCGCCGCCGCTGACGATCAAGGGGCGCTCGGCGGCATTGAGCATGGCGATGGCTTTTTCGGCCTGTTTGCGTGTGGCGGCAGGTTTGTAGACGGGCAGGGGCTCGTAGGTGTCGATGTCGAATTCGATCTCGGCCAGCTGCACATCGATGGGCAGGTCGATCAGCACGGGGCCAGGGCGGCCCGAGCGCATCAAATGGAAGGCCTGCTGGAAGGCGCCGGGCACCTGGGCGGGCTCCAGCACCGTGGTGGCCCACTTGGTGACGGTCTTGGCGATGGATGCAATGTCCACAGCCTGG encodes the following:
- the gcl gene encoding glyoxylate carboligase, which gives rise to MAKMKAIEAAVRVLEKEGVSVAFGVPGAAINPLYAAMKAHGGIGHILARHVEGASHMAEGYTRAVAGNIGVCIGTSGPAGTDMITGLYSASADSIPILCITGQAPRARLHKEDFQAVDIASIAKTVTKWATTVLEPAQVPGAFQQAFHLMRSGRPGPVLIDLPIDVQLAEIEFDIDTYEPLPVYKPAATRKQAEKAIAMLNAAERPLIVSGGGVINADAADLLVELAETLNLPVIPTLMGWGSIPDDHPLMAGMCGLQTSHRYGNASMLASDFVLGIGNRWANRHTGSVDVYTRGRQFIHVDIEPTQIGRVFAPDFGIVSDAKAALEQFVAVAKDWKAAGKLRDRSAWVADCQGRKNSIDYLRKTHFDNVPMKPQRVYQCMNQSLDRDTTYVSTIGLSQIAGAQFLHVYKPRNWINCGQAGPLGWTTPAALGVRVADPQRKIVALSGDYDFQFMIEELAVGAQFKLPYIHVLVNNSYLGLIRQAQRAFSIDYCVQLAFDNINMEPDEAARGYGVDHVKVVEGLGCKAIRVHRPEDFAPAMQQAEAWMAEHRTPVVIECILERVTNIAMGTEIDNVIEFEDLASGKADAPSALALLD
- a CDS encoding glutathione S-transferase family protein; the encoded protein is MTPHNAPLRFFYHPQSRARMVRWMLEECDAVYEPVRLEFGGTMKSPDYLALNPMGKVPALQHGNTVVSETGAILAYLADLYPEKKLAPALGSAERGSYYRWLFLVAGPVEAVSTAKAEGWLQNQTERQALSAGYGRFDDVLRSLQLAVSGKRYACGDHFTAADLYLASYIGWSMHEGTLPSLPEFQDYALPLLQRPAAQRADALDGPAEMPAAAAA
- the gspF gene encoding type II secretion system inner membrane protein GspF; translated protein: MPAFSYEVLDAQGQTRKGMIEADSAKAARSLLRAQAMVPLAVEPLGDVDDSGASMVRSRRAVFNATGLAVWTRQLAGLISSGLPLERALTALMEEIDSEPQRQLVASLRAEVNGGSTFAKSLALYPRDFSQIYRAVIDAGEHSGHLDQVLSRLADDLEERDQLKNSLIGASLYPAIVTCFAFVVVMVLMSYVVPQVAEVFSGTKHALPLLTRIMLGFSDLIRHWWWLGAGLAVVGTVLLRLSLRQPAFRQRFDAGWLQLPVVGKLSRNYNAARFASTLAMLSNAGVPILKALQAAAQTVSNQAMRQDAIDALDQVREGAPLASALAQKKRFPALLSMFARLGEQTGELPQMLQRVANQLAGDVKRRAMRLATILEPLLIVGMGIIVGIIVMAVLMPIIQLNQFVR
- a CDS encoding 2-hydroxy-3-oxopropionate reductase, with product MHATPLKLGFIGLGIMGAPMCSHLIAAGHQLFINTRGKVPAPIAESSATQCTSVRGVAERADIVFVMVPDTPDVEQVLFAPDGLAAGLKGSSGKIVVDMSSISPVATKDFAKRISALGAQYLDAPVSGGEVGAKNATLSIMVGGPEAAFERVKPLFETLGKNITLVGGNGDGQTAKVANQIIVALNIEAVAEALLFASRAGADPARVRQALLGGFASSKILEVHAERMIHRTFDPGFRIALHQKDLNLALASARQLGVSLPNTAQALQLFNSCVAHGGAGWDHSGLVRALEIQANFEIGQKAPA
- a CDS encoding helix-turn-helix transcriptional regulator, with translation MSRPARLLRLLDLLRRARQPQTGPALAQTLEVSLRTVYRDIASLREQGAAIEGDPGIGFEMRPGFLLPPLMFNADELEALLLGARWASLQADPQLASAASAAMDRIRSALPLELRIAVDTSGLMVPNMQPSPPPETWQTGLRRAIRAEHKVVLHYEDQHGRLTERLVWPFAMAYFDRSRVVSAWCELRQGFRHFRADRVHAMQELQERYPQSRHSLIQQWLAETGYTLDGWS
- the hyi gene encoding hydroxypyruvate isomerase, whose product is MPRFAANLSMLFTEVPFLDRFERAAQAGFEAVEFLFPYAHTVEEIQQRLDATGLQIVLHNLPAGDWESGERGIACDPRRVDEFRAGVAQAVTYAHALGVPQLNCLAGKAPADVDAATLRRTLVDNLRFAAAALKLAKLRLLVEPINTFDIPGFYLSRTDQALAILDEVGAANAFVQYDIYHAQRTEGELAATLHKHLARIGHVQLADNPGRHEPGTGEIHYPFLFAHLDRIGYSGWLGCEYKPAQGTEAGLHWLQTVAGQRRATATA